A genomic stretch from Salvelinus namaycush isolate Seneca chromosome 25, SaNama_1.0, whole genome shotgun sequence includes:
- the LOC120020099 gene encoding PWWP domain-containing DNA repair factor 3A-like isoform X4, with protein sequence MYLSSSLQSSLSPTLSPSGIPFSPNTPKRVRGRPRRVQQQLFLSSTPGPHPGSSTGTDNPFSASLSHLGLGSKTEGPQNASPITPWKLLEPSPLEKTHLALPGSKPRGRPRVRPRKNSATVKGVKKKVKPAAEGRSQTFSSEEGPPAKLRRRSRRGQTAEGAGLQSGDTTSTEPLQRCRPRFELQESDSPDEDTGDASLSSDLSIELSVHEDRVTSLTLEEEEEQDDEEDLPSFLNNTKPLSITEGICVWCKFRNYPFWPAMVKSVNRKLKKASIVFIDDLLFDKKRIRKGFSVSLKTLKPFDCEEADQLVCKAREKYDAAIKWCLALIADYRIRIGKLFCTSLRMSTLTQIILGVIFPMTVVNVCVVFSGCGFTGSFIEYFSDDISCPVRRCYPQGTSDLTFPSKLILEEQYVTSDPEGDDQEGSKRQEEERRRKLLPDRSKAARNRANEKLVDFVVRQRRVETRLLGVISGQQQSKWLRWFLAASRSVVDTYLEDEEQLDQVYQYLRGVYETAPLTAPCLADVDRIRLVLDVLLPEAIIYAIAGVDELSLVKAEDKYLKGPCLSKREREEFDAMIEQQMKMKASIRQRPAH encoded by the exons ATGT ACCTCTCCTCCAGCCTTCAGAGTAGCCTCTCTCCTACTCTCAGCCCTTCTGGCATCCCCTTCTCACCAAACACACCTAAGAGAGTCAGAGGCAGACCTCGGCGGGTACAGCAGCAGCTCTTTCTTAGCTCCACGCCAGGCCCTCACCCCGGATCCTCCACAGGAACAGACAACCCCttctctgcctccctgtctcaCCTGGGACTGGGCTCCAAGACAGAGGGCCCTCAGAACGCCTCACCCATCACCCCCTGGAAGCTGTTGGAACCAAGCCCTCTGGAGAAG ACACACTTAGCTTTACCCGGTAGTAAACCTCGGGGTAGACCCAGAGTTAGGCCAAGGAAGAACTCGGCTACAGTGAAGGGAGTGAAGAAGAAGGTGAAGCCTGCAGCAGAGGGAAGGTCCCAGACCTTCAGCTCTGAGGAAGGCCCCCCAGCCAAACTCAGACGTAGAAGCAGGAGGGGccagacagcagagggagctggCCTGCAGAGCGGTGACACGACCAGCACTGAGCCACTCCAACGTTGCAGACCAAGGTTTGAGCTGCAGGAGTCAGACTCACCAGACGAAGACACAGGAGATGCCTCCCTGTCCTCAGACCTCTCCATCGAGTTAAGCGTACATGAAGACCGTGTGACATCACTGACtcttgaagaggaggaagagcaaGACGACGAGGAAGATCTGCCCAGTTTCTTAAATAACACAA AGCCACTGTCCATAACAGAAGGAATATGTGTTTGGTGCAAATTTAGAAACTATCCTTTCTGGCCGGCAATG GTGAAGAGTGTGAACCGTAAGCTGAAGAAAGCCAGCATTGTGTTTATTGACGACCTGCTGTTTGACAAAAAGAGGATACGAAAAGG CTTTTCTGTGTCCCTAAAAACATTGAAGCCTTTTGACTGTGAAGAGGCTGATCAGCTAGTG TGTAAAGCCAGAGAGAAGTATGATGCTGCCATCAAATGGTGTCTGGCGTTGATAGCCGACTATAGAATCCGTATCGGTAAACTATTCTGCACTTCTCTTAGAATGAGCACCTTGACCCAGATTATACTCGGTGTTATATTCCCCATGACTGTCGTTAATGTTTGTGTTGTCTTTTCAGGATGCGGCTTCACCGGTTCCTTCATTGAATACTTTTCTGATGACATAA GCTGCCCAGTGAGAAGGTGCTACCCCCAGGGCACCTCAGACCTGACCTTCCCCAGTAAGCTAATTCTGGAGGAGCAGTACGTAACCTCTGACCCGGAAGGGGACGATCAGGAGGGCAGCAAAcggcaggaggaggagaggaggaggaagctgCTGCCTGACCGTTCCAAGGCTGCACGTAACCGTGCCAACGAGAAACTGGTGGACTTCGTCGTCAGGCAGCGCCGGGTGGAGACACGCCTTTTA gGCGTAATCAGTGGTCAGCAGCAGTCTAAGTGGCTGCGTTGGTTCCTGGCGGCCAGTCGGTCAGTTGTGGACACGTACCTGGAGGACGAGGAGCAGCTGGACCAGGTGTACCAGTACCTGAGAGGGGTGTACGAGACCGCCCCCCTCACCGCACCCTGTCTGGCCGATGTAGACCGCATCCGCTTGGTACTGGACGTGCTGTTACCAGAG GCTATTATCTATGCCATAGCTGGAGTGGACGAGTTGTCTCTGGTGAAGGCAGAAGACAAATACCTGAAAGGGCCCTGTCTGAGTAAAAG gGAAAGAGAGGAGTTCGATGCGATGATCGAGCAGCAGATGAAGATGAAAGCGTCGATCCGTCAGCGTCCTGCACACTGA
- the LOC120020099 gene encoding uncharacterized protein LOC120020099 isoform X2 produces the protein MSSPEDSSSSSTQKTSVWGDQQTATPQLGVSLPSPTHCFGDGERTSSANPAETPISTNPATPSETPVSTNPSSPSQTPVSPQIKRTAEKGTFDASQPQGERRKRGRPRKHKKLQTDTEHHIHQAQSPTATHPCLQPEDQTEAVTLTPVLPVIPEDRCQSPDAQTKVETQLQSPSSPVPEDKCQSPEATFEPPCPTLDLQSANKGQSKKWPHLSSASVGQGDLTGPNVLTTGGYTYSQARVMGAEPSQNDSITATGIFLSKCANEQRTLCQSPQNLKDGRKAAKKSQIHKVDQPQESEAVTNGGKTSKPLLTIKVGQENCLTQKTGRKRKYTKKSQSHKVDQPSDTDQSQESETVRNGKKTSIKSPTHKIDWSQETVRKRTYTKKSQTPKVDQSQEESVKKEGSKISPTHKGEQSQEMVIKRKYTKKSQTPKVDQSQEESVKKEGSKISPTHKGEQSQEMVIKRKYTKKSQTPKVDQSQEESVKKEGSKISPTHKGEQSQEMVIKRKYTKKSQTPKVDQSQEESVKKKGSKISPTHKGEQSQEMVIKRKYTKKTQSHKGDKPQETVRNGKKTTMKSPTHQVDQSQEFVTKRKKVSKISSTHKVDHSQETVKKRKYTKKSQTQETDQSQEETGKNASMKSLTNKVNKVASKKSQSHTVEQSLGIDQSQETVRKRNYTKKSQRHKEDSHETVRNGEKTSKKSQKHKVELRDTEQSQEETVKNRKYTKKSKTHKVDSGVLSLLPVLSADLSLNLSSPTCSPPGLTKRKYTKKSQTLKVDSDVLSLLPVLSADLSLNLSSPTCSPPALPKRKYTKKLKTLKVDSDVPSSLIVLSADLSSSLQSSLSPTLSPSGIPFSPNTPKRVRGRPRRVQQQLFLSSTPGPHPGSSTGTDNPFSASLSHLGLGSKTEGPQNASPITPWKLLEPSPLEKTHLALPGSKPRGRPRVRPRKNSATVKGVKKKVKPAAEGRSQTFSSEEGPPAKLRRRSRRGQTAEGAGLQSGDTTSTEPLQRCRPRFELQESDSPDEDTGDASLSSDLSIELSVHEDRVTSLTLEEEEEQDDEEDLPSFLNNTKPLSITEGICVWCKFRNYPFWPAMVKSVNRKLKKASIVFIDDLLFDKKRIRKGFSVSLKTLKPFDCEEADQLVCKAREKYDAAIKWCLALIADYRIRIGCGFTGSFIEYFSDDISCPVRRCYPQGTSDLTFPSKLILEEQYVTSDPEGDDQEGSKRQEEERRRKLLPDRSKAARNRANEKLVDFVVRQRRVETRLLGVISGQQQSKWLRWFLAASRSVVDTYLEDEEQLDQVYQYLRGVYETAPLTAPCLADVDRIRLVLDVLLPEAIIYAIAGVDELSLVKAEDKYLKGPCLSKREREEFDAMIEQQMKMKASIRQRPAH, from the exons ATGAGTTCTCCAGAGGACAGTTCTTCCTCTTCCACACAGAAGACCTCGGTTTGGGGCGACCAGCAAACAGCCACTCCACAGCTGGGAGTTAGCCTTCCGTCTCCCACACACTGCTTTGGGGATGGAGAAAGAACCAGCTCTGCTAACCCAGCTGAAACACCCATTTCAACCAACCCTGCAACCCCATCTGAAACACCAGTTTCAACCAACCCTTCTAGCCCATCTCAAACACCTGTTTCACCCCAAATAAAGAGGACAGCAGAGAAAGGAACCTTTGATGCATCACAGCCACAGGGTGAACGTCGCAAGAGGGGGAGGCCACGCAAACACAAGAAACTCCAGACTGACACAGAACACCATATCCATCAGGCCCAGTCCCCGACAGCTACACATCCATGTTTACAGCCAGAGGACCAAACAGAGGCTGTGACACTGACACCCGTCTTACCTGTGATACCAGAGGACAGGTGTCAGTCACCTGATGCCCAAACAAAGGTTGAGACACAGCTCCAGTCACCCAGCTCACCTGTGCCTGAGGATAAGTGCCAGTCACCTGAGGCCACCTTTGAACCACCGTGCCCCACCTTGGATTTACAGAGCGCCAATAAGGGACAGAGTAAGAAGTGGCCCCATCTCTCCAGTGCTTCTGTTGGACAAGGAGACCTAACAGGCCCTAATGTTCTAACCACTGGTGGATACACATACTCACAGGCCAGGGTGATGGGGGCTGAACCCAGCCAGAATGACAGTATCACTGCCACTGGGATATTTTTAAGCAAATGTGCCAACGAGCAAAGGACTCTGTGCCAGTCACCACAGAATCTGAAAGATGGGAGAAAGGCGGCTAAAAAATCACAAATTCATAAGGTCGACCAGCCACAGGAGAGTGAGGCTGTGACAAATGGGGGAAAAACATCTAAACCCTTACTGACTATTAAGGTAGGACAGGAGAATTGCCTGACACAAAAGACTGGGCGAAAAAGGAAATATACCAAAAAATCACAGAGCCATAAGGTAGACCAGCCAAGTGACACTGACCAGTCACAGGAGAGTGAGACAGTGAGAAATGGGAAAAAGACATCTATAAAATCACCAACCCATAAGATAGACTGGTCACAGGAGACGGTGAGAAAGAGGACATATACAAAAAAATCTCAGACCCCTAAGGTTGACCAGTCACAGGAGGAGTCTGTAAAGAAAGAGGGCTCTAAAATATCTCCAACCCATAAGGGAGAGCAGTCACAAGAGATGGTAATAAAGAGGAAATATACAAAAAAATCTCAGACCCCTAAGGTTGACCAGTCACAGGAGGAGTCTGTAAAGAAAGAGGGCTCTAAAATATCTCCAACCCATAAGGGAGAGCAGTCACAAGAGATGGTAATAAAGAGGAAATATACAAAAAAATCTCAGACCCCTAAGGTTGACCAGTCACAGGAGGAGTCTGTAAAGAAAGAGGGCTCTAAAATATCTCCAACCCATAAGGGAGAGCAGTCACAAGAGATGGTAATAAAGAGGAAATATACAAAAAAATCTCAGACCCCTAAGGTTGACCAATCACAGGAGGAGTCTGTAAAGAAAAAGGGCTCTAAAATATCTCCAACCCATAAGGGAGAGCAGTCACAAGAGATGGTAATAAAGAGGAAATATACAAAAAAAACacagagccataagggagacaaGCCACAGGAGACTGTGAGAAATGGGAAAAAGACAACTATGAAATCACCAACCCACCAGGTAGACCAGTCACAAGAGTTTGTAACAAAAAGGAAAAAGGTGTCTAAAATATCTTCAACCCACAAGGTAGACCACTCACAAGAAACTGTGAAAAAGAGGAAATATACAAAAAAATCACAGACCCAGGAGACTGACCAGTCACAGGAGGAGACTGGAAAAAATGCATCTATGAAATCACTGACGAATAAGGTAAACAAGGTGGCATCAAAAAAATCACAAAGCCATACGGTAGAACAGTCACTGGGGATTGACCAATCACAAGAGACCGTGAGAAAGAGGAACTACACAAAGAAATCACAGAGGCATAAGGAGGACTCGCATGAGACTGTGAGAAATGGGGAAAAGACATCCAAAAAATCACAGAAGCATAAGGTAGAGTTACGAGACACGGAACAGTCACAGGAGGAGACTGTAAAAAATAGGAAATACACTAAGAAATCAAAGACCCACAAGGTAGACTCAGGAGTCCTCTCCTTACTCCCTGTGTTATCTGCAGACCTCTCCCTCAACCTTTCCTCTCCCACATGCAGCCCTCCTGGGCTTACAAAGagaaaatatacaaaaaaatCACAGACCCTCAAGGTAGACTCAGATGTCCTCTCCTTACTCCCTGTGTTATCTGCAGACCTCTCCCTCAACCTTTCCTCTCCCACATGCAGCCCTCCTGCGCTTCCAAAGagaaaatatacaaaaaaatTAAAGACCCTCAAGGTAGACTCCGATGTCCCATCCTCACTCATTGTACTGTCTGCAGACCTCTCCTCCAGCCTTCAGAGTAGCCTCTCTCCTACTCTCAGCCCTTCTGGCATCCCCTTCTCACCAAACACACCTAAGAGAGTCAGAGGCAGACCTCGGCGGGTACAGCAGCAGCTCTTTCTTAGCTCCACGCCAGGCCCTCACCCCGGATCCTCCACAGGAACAGACAACCCCttctctgcctccctgtctcaCCTGGGACTGGGCTCCAAGACAGAGGGCCCTCAGAACGCCTCACCCATCACCCCCTGGAAGCTGTTGGAACCAAGCCCTCTGGAGAAG ACACACTTAGCTTTACCCGGTAGTAAACCTCGGGGTAGACCCAGAGTTAGGCCAAGGAAGAACTCGGCTACAGTGAAGGGAGTGAAGAAGAAGGTGAAGCCTGCAGCAGAGGGAAGGTCCCAGACCTTCAGCTCTGAGGAAGGCCCCCCAGCCAAACTCAGACGTAGAAGCAGGAGGGGccagacagcagagggagctggCCTGCAGAGCGGTGACACGACCAGCACTGAGCCACTCCAACGTTGCAGACCAAGGTTTGAGCTGCAGGAGTCAGACTCACCAGACGAAGACACAGGAGATGCCTCCCTGTCCTCAGACCTCTCCATCGAGTTAAGCGTACATGAAGACCGTGTGACATCACTGACtcttgaagaggaggaagagcaaGACGACGAGGAAGATCTGCCCAGTTTCTTAAATAACACAA AGCCACTGTCCATAACAGAAGGAATATGTGTTTGGTGCAAATTTAGAAACTATCCTTTCTGGCCGGCAATG GTGAAGAGTGTGAACCGTAAGCTGAAGAAAGCCAGCATTGTGTTTATTGACGACCTGCTGTTTGACAAAAAGAGGATACGAAAAGG CTTTTCTGTGTCCCTAAAAACATTGAAGCCTTTTGACTGTGAAGAGGCTGATCAGCTAGTG TGTAAAGCCAGAGAGAAGTATGATGCTGCCATCAAATGGTGTCTGGCGTTGATAGCCGACTATAGAATCCGTATCG GATGCGGCTTCACCGGTTCCTTCATTGAATACTTTTCTGATGACATAA GCTGCCCAGTGAGAAGGTGCTACCCCCAGGGCACCTCAGACCTGACCTTCCCCAGTAAGCTAATTCTGGAGGAGCAGTACGTAACCTCTGACCCGGAAGGGGACGATCAGGAGGGCAGCAAAcggcaggaggaggagaggaggaggaagctgCTGCCTGACCGTTCCAAGGCTGCACGTAACCGTGCCAACGAGAAACTGGTGGACTTCGTCGTCAGGCAGCGCCGGGTGGAGACACGCCTTTTA gGCGTAATCAGTGGTCAGCAGCAGTCTAAGTGGCTGCGTTGGTTCCTGGCGGCCAGTCGGTCAGTTGTGGACACGTACCTGGAGGACGAGGAGCAGCTGGACCAGGTGTACCAGTACCTGAGAGGGGTGTACGAGACCGCCCCCCTCACCGCACCCTGTCTGGCCGATGTAGACCGCATCCGCTTGGTACTGGACGTGCTGTTACCAGAG GCTATTATCTATGCCATAGCTGGAGTGGACGAGTTGTCTCTGGTGAAGGCAGAAGACAAATACCTGAAAGGGCCCTGTCTGAGTAAAAG gGAAAGAGAGGAGTTCGATGCGATGATCGAGCAGCAGATGAAGATGAAAGCGTCGATCCGTCAGCGTCCTGCACACTGA
- the LOC120020099 gene encoding muscle M-line assembly protein unc-89-like isoform X3, whose product MSSPEDSSSSSTQKTSVWGDQQTATPQLGVSLPSPTHCFGDGERTSSANPAETPISTNPATPSETPVSTNPSSPSQTPVSPQIKRTAEKGTFDASQPQGERRKRGRPRKHKKLQTDTEHHIHQAQSPTATHPCLQPEDQTEAVTLTPVLPVIPEDRCQSPDAQTKVETQLQSPSSPVPEDKCQSPEATFEPPCPTLDLQSANKGQSKKWPHLSSASVGQGDLTGPNVLTTGGYTYSQARVMGAEPSQNDSITATGIFLSKCANEQRTLCQSPQNLKDGRKAAKKSQIHKVDQPQESEAVTNGGKTSKPLLTIKVGQENCLTQKTGRKRKYTKKSQSHKVDQPSDTDQSQESETVRNGKKTSIKSPTHKIDWSQETVRKRTYTKKSQTPKVDQSQEESVKKEGSKISPTHKGEQSQEMVIKRKYTKKSQTPKVDQSQEESVKKEGSKISPTHKGEQSQEMVIKRKYTKKSQTPKVDQSQEESVKKEGSKISPTHKGEQSQEMVIKRKYTKKSQTPKVDQSQEESVKKKGSKISPTHKGEQSQEMVIKRKYTKKTQSHKGDKPQETVRNGKKTTMKSPTHQVDQSQEFVTKRKKVSKISSTHKVDHSQETVKKRKYTKKSQTQETDQSQEETGKNASMKSLTNKVNKVASKKSQSHTVEQSLGIDQSQETVRKRNYTKKSQRHKEDSHETVRNGEKTSKKSQKHKVELRDTEQSQEETVKNRKYTKKSKTHKVDSGVLSLLPVLSADLSLNLSSPTCSPPGLTKRKYTKKSQTLKVDSDVLSLLPVLSADLSLNLSSPTCSPPALPKRKYTKKLKTLKVDSDVPSSLIVLSADLSSSLQSSLSPTLSPSGIPFSPNTPKRVRGRPRRVQQQLFLSSTPGPHPGSSTGTDNPFSASLSHLGLGSKTEGPQNASPITPWKLLEPSPLEKTHLALPGSKPRGRPRVRPRKNSATVKGVKKKVKPAAEGRSQTFSSEEGPPAKLRRRSRRGQTAEGAGLQSGDTTSTEPLQRCRPRFELQESDSPDEDTGDASLSSDLSIELSVHEDRVTSLTLEEEEEQDDEEDLPSFLNNTKPLSITEGICVWCKFRNYPFWPAMVKSVNRKLKKASIVFIDDLLFDKKRIRKGFSVSLKTLKPFDCEEADQLVDAASPVPSLNTFLMT is encoded by the exons ATGAGTTCTCCAGAGGACAGTTCTTCCTCTTCCACACAGAAGACCTCGGTTTGGGGCGACCAGCAAACAGCCACTCCACAGCTGGGAGTTAGCCTTCCGTCTCCCACACACTGCTTTGGGGATGGAGAAAGAACCAGCTCTGCTAACCCAGCTGAAACACCCATTTCAACCAACCCTGCAACCCCATCTGAAACACCAGTTTCAACCAACCCTTCTAGCCCATCTCAAACACCTGTTTCACCCCAAATAAAGAGGACAGCAGAGAAAGGAACCTTTGATGCATCACAGCCACAGGGTGAACGTCGCAAGAGGGGGAGGCCACGCAAACACAAGAAACTCCAGACTGACACAGAACACCATATCCATCAGGCCCAGTCCCCGACAGCTACACATCCATGTTTACAGCCAGAGGACCAAACAGAGGCTGTGACACTGACACCCGTCTTACCTGTGATACCAGAGGACAGGTGTCAGTCACCTGATGCCCAAACAAAGGTTGAGACACAGCTCCAGTCACCCAGCTCACCTGTGCCTGAGGATAAGTGCCAGTCACCTGAGGCCACCTTTGAACCACCGTGCCCCACCTTGGATTTACAGAGCGCCAATAAGGGACAGAGTAAGAAGTGGCCCCATCTCTCCAGTGCTTCTGTTGGACAAGGAGACCTAACAGGCCCTAATGTTCTAACCACTGGTGGATACACATACTCACAGGCCAGGGTGATGGGGGCTGAACCCAGCCAGAATGACAGTATCACTGCCACTGGGATATTTTTAAGCAAATGTGCCAACGAGCAAAGGACTCTGTGCCAGTCACCACAGAATCTGAAAGATGGGAGAAAGGCGGCTAAAAAATCACAAATTCATAAGGTCGACCAGCCACAGGAGAGTGAGGCTGTGACAAATGGGGGAAAAACATCTAAACCCTTACTGACTATTAAGGTAGGACAGGAGAATTGCCTGACACAAAAGACTGGGCGAAAAAGGAAATATACCAAAAAATCACAGAGCCATAAGGTAGACCAGCCAAGTGACACTGACCAGTCACAGGAGAGTGAGACAGTGAGAAATGGGAAAAAGACATCTATAAAATCACCAACCCATAAGATAGACTGGTCACAGGAGACGGTGAGAAAGAGGACATATACAAAAAAATCTCAGACCCCTAAGGTTGACCAGTCACAGGAGGAGTCTGTAAAGAAAGAGGGCTCTAAAATATCTCCAACCCATAAGGGAGAGCAGTCACAAGAGATGGTAATAAAGAGGAAATATACAAAAAAATCTCAGACCCCTAAGGTTGACCAGTCACAGGAGGAGTCTGTAAAGAAAGAGGGCTCTAAAATATCTCCAACCCATAAGGGAGAGCAGTCACAAGAGATGGTAATAAAGAGGAAATATACAAAAAAATCTCAGACCCCTAAGGTTGACCAGTCACAGGAGGAGTCTGTAAAGAAAGAGGGCTCTAAAATATCTCCAACCCATAAGGGAGAGCAGTCACAAGAGATGGTAATAAAGAGGAAATATACAAAAAAATCTCAGACCCCTAAGGTTGACCAATCACAGGAGGAGTCTGTAAAGAAAAAGGGCTCTAAAATATCTCCAACCCATAAGGGAGAGCAGTCACAAGAGATGGTAATAAAGAGGAAATATACAAAAAAAACacagagccataagggagacaaGCCACAGGAGACTGTGAGAAATGGGAAAAAGACAACTATGAAATCACCAACCCACCAGGTAGACCAGTCACAAGAGTTTGTAACAAAAAGGAAAAAGGTGTCTAAAATATCTTCAACCCACAAGGTAGACCACTCACAAGAAACTGTGAAAAAGAGGAAATATACAAAAAAATCACAGACCCAGGAGACTGACCAGTCACAGGAGGAGACTGGAAAAAATGCATCTATGAAATCACTGACGAATAAGGTAAACAAGGTGGCATCAAAAAAATCACAAAGCCATACGGTAGAACAGTCACTGGGGATTGACCAATCACAAGAGACCGTGAGAAAGAGGAACTACACAAAGAAATCACAGAGGCATAAGGAGGACTCGCATGAGACTGTGAGAAATGGGGAAAAGACATCCAAAAAATCACAGAAGCATAAGGTAGAGTTACGAGACACGGAACAGTCACAGGAGGAGACTGTAAAAAATAGGAAATACACTAAGAAATCAAAGACCCACAAGGTAGACTCAGGAGTCCTCTCCTTACTCCCTGTGTTATCTGCAGACCTCTCCCTCAACCTTTCCTCTCCCACATGCAGCCCTCCTGGGCTTACAAAGagaaaatatacaaaaaaatCACAGACCCTCAAGGTAGACTCAGATGTCCTCTCCTTACTCCCTGTGTTATCTGCAGACCTCTCCCTCAACCTTTCCTCTCCCACATGCAGCCCTCCTGCGCTTCCAAAGagaaaatatacaaaaaaatTAAAGACCCTCAAGGTAGACTCCGATGTCCCATCCTCACTCATTGTACTGTCTGCAGACCTCTCCTCCAGCCTTCAGAGTAGCCTCTCTCCTACTCTCAGCCCTTCTGGCATCCCCTTCTCACCAAACACACCTAAGAGAGTCAGAGGCAGACCTCGGCGGGTACAGCAGCAGCTCTTTCTTAGCTCCACGCCAGGCCCTCACCCCGGATCCTCCACAGGAACAGACAACCCCttctctgcctccctgtctcaCCTGGGACTGGGCTCCAAGACAGAGGGCCCTCAGAACGCCTCACCCATCACCCCCTGGAAGCTGTTGGAACCAAGCCCTCTGGAGAAG ACACACTTAGCTTTACCCGGTAGTAAACCTCGGGGTAGACCCAGAGTTAGGCCAAGGAAGAACTCGGCTACAGTGAAGGGAGTGAAGAAGAAGGTGAAGCCTGCAGCAGAGGGAAGGTCCCAGACCTTCAGCTCTGAGGAAGGCCCCCCAGCCAAACTCAGACGTAGAAGCAGGAGGGGccagacagcagagggagctggCCTGCAGAGCGGTGACACGACCAGCACTGAGCCACTCCAACGTTGCAGACCAAGGTTTGAGCTGCAGGAGTCAGACTCACCAGACGAAGACACAGGAGATGCCTCCCTGTCCTCAGACCTCTCCATCGAGTTAAGCGTACATGAAGACCGTGTGACATCACTGACtcttgaagaggaggaagagcaaGACGACGAGGAAGATCTGCCCAGTTTCTTAAATAACACAA AGCCACTGTCCATAACAGAAGGAATATGTGTTTGGTGCAAATTTAGAAACTATCCTTTCTGGCCGGCAATG GTGAAGAGTGTGAACCGTAAGCTGAAGAAAGCCAGCATTGTGTTTATTGACGACCTGCTGTTTGACAAAAAGAGGATACGAAAAGG CTTTTCTGTGTCCCTAAAAACATTGAAGCCTTTTGACTGTGAAGAGGCTGATCAGCTAGTG GATGCGGCTTCACCGGTTCCTTCATTGAATACTTTTCTGATGACATAA